A genomic window from Acidimicrobiia bacterium includes:
- a CDS encoding response regulator — MGLAIEKAGYEVCLCEDGLDALEKYDEFKPDLVVTDLLMPRLNGFELIEKIREKYGPKIQILVLSNLDNLNDRQKAMALGTAGFLIKSDSPLSVIKSKIILLLDRDMSIDTDNISDII; from the coding sequence TTGGGTTTAGCCATCGAAAAGGCGGGCTATGAGGTATGTTTGTGTGAAGATGGTTTAGATGCACTTGAAAAATATGATGAATTTAAACCTGATCTTGTTGTAACGGATTTATTGATGCCCAGACTAAATGGATTCGAACTTATCGAAAAAATACGAGAAAAATATGGTCCCAAAATTCAAATACTTGTTCTCTCAAATCTAGATAATTTAAATGATCGCCAAAAGGCAATGGCTTTGGGGACTGCTGGTTTTCTTATTAAATCAGATTCACCGCTGTCTGTAATCAAAAGTAAAATTATTTTATTACTAGATAGAGATATGTCAATTGACACAGATAATATCTCAGATATTATCTAA
- a CDS encoding PAS domain-containing protein: MTANQRILSNCKIVSKLLAYASLLIAVLVVIGYFLNIKTLQSIIPTLPSMNPMTATMIMLISSSILFKESNKRKLSPILSWLVLLITFTRFLDLINNNIDINSRIIKLIFRSDLITSPVAYLTAFSFALLAISMLIDDYKISKVIISQILVSISLFIGSFAIIGYTLGARIAGTFLFFAAMALHTSITIILLSISIILIDPDKGTTKIIVSAGVGGNTSRRLINYIIIGTLCMVLIIDKGIKNNLYEPSVGSALFSVTFAAFFIIVTLITSVKTENLTELLQESKAWDDVVLSSIGDAMVIINYDGTIKSINATALSMLNYEESEILGKAYEGLWKVHTLSGSVLNDNELPLNRVLNQGIKESGNFYYVFSDTEKVAVSSTMTPIILEGRILGAINIFRDITRENEIDRAKSEFVSIASHQLRTPLSSINWNAELLISGDAGEMNETQQMMTNEIYDASRRMVDLVRSLLNVSRIELGSLHFEPSMNDFNNSIDKNIKELIPLSKVHKNTIIRNYADIPEILFDDGFISILAQNLISNAIKYTPPDGTITIETSLLDKESKNKSINNLDINEPTLLFAVSDSGIGIPIEQQDKMYTKMFRASNAQIMSSNGNGLGLYIAKGIVESIGGKIWFISDEGKGTNFYVLLPLKGLGQNLEGSTLLDA; the protein is encoded by the coding sequence ATGACTGCAAATCAACGAATATTAAGTAATTGCAAGATTGTCTCTAAGTTACTGGCATACGCTTCTTTGCTAATTGCTGTCTTGGTTGTAATCGGCTATTTTTTAAACATCAAAACTTTACAGTCAATCATACCGACTCTTCCATCGATGAATCCGATGACAGCAACAATGATTATGCTTATAAGCTCATCGATTTTATTTAAAGAATCGAACAAGCGTAAATTATCACCTATTTTGAGCTGGCTAGTATTATTAATTACTTTTACTAGATTCCTTGACTTAATTAATAATAATATAGATATAAACAGTCGTATTATTAAATTAATATTTAGATCTGACCTAATCACAAGTCCAGTTGCGTATTTAACTGCATTTAGCTTTGCACTACTAGCCATTTCAATGTTGATAGATGATTATAAAATTAGCAAGGTAATAATTTCACAAATACTTGTTAGCATCTCGCTTTTTATAGGCTCATTTGCCATCATAGGTTATACCCTTGGCGCAAGAATCGCAGGAACATTTTTATTTTTTGCTGCAATGGCTTTACACACATCGATAACGATCATCCTCTTAAGTATTTCGATAATTCTAATAGATCCAGATAAGGGTACAACAAAGATTATTGTTAGTGCCGGTGTTGGCGGTAATACGTCAAGACGTCTAATTAATTATATTATTATTGGAACTTTGTGTATGGTTTTAATAATAGATAAAGGAATCAAAAACAATCTGTACGAACCCTCTGTAGGTTCTGCTTTATTTTCGGTCACATTTGCTGCATTCTTTATTATTGTGACACTAATAACTTCAGTAAAAACCGAGAACCTTACCGAACTTTTACAAGAGAGTAAAGCATGGGATGACGTTGTTCTTTCTAGTATTGGTGACGCTATGGTAATTATTAACTATGACGGAACGATTAAATCAATCAATGCTACTGCCCTTTCAATGTTGAATTATGAGGAAAGTGAAATATTAGGTAAAGCCTATGAAGGGCTTTGGAAAGTACATACCTTATCAGGATCTGTTCTTAATGATAATGAACTACCTTTAAATAGAGTTTTAAACCAAGGTATAAAAGAATCTGGCAATTTTTATTATGTTTTTTCTGATACAGAAAAAGTTGCAGTATCATCAACCATGACACCAATAATTCTCGAAGGTAGAATCCTTGGTGCCATAAATATTTTTCGAGACATCACTCGAGAAAATGAAATCGATAGAGCAAAATCCGAATTCGTTTCAATTGCATCGCACCAGTTACGAACACCCTTATCTTCAATAAACTGGAATGCAGAATTACTTATTAGCGGTGACGCTGGAGAGATGAATGAAACTCAGCAGATGATGACGAATGAGATTTATGATGCAAGTCGCAGAATGGTCGATTTAGTTCGATCGCTTCTAAATGTATCTCGTATTGAACTTGGTTCTCTTCATTTCGAACCATCTATGAATGATTTTAACAATTCAATTGATAAAAATATTAAAGAACTAATTCCATTATCCAAAGTACATAAAAATACAATAATTAGAAACTATGCAGATATACCTGAGATCCTATTTGACGATGGTTTTATATCTATCCTCGCACAGAATTTGATAAGCAATGCAATTAAATACACGCCGCCCGATGGAACTATTACAATCGAAACTTCATTATTAGATAAAGAAAGTAAAAATAAATCAATAAACAACCTTGATATAAATGAACCTACATTATTATTTGCAGTATCTGATTCGGGAATTGGAATACCAATAGAGCAACAAGACAAAATGTATACAAAAATGTTCAGAGCAAGTAATGCACAGATCATGTCAAGCAATGGTAATGGTTTAGGTCTTTATATAGCAAAAGGTATTGTTGAAAGCATTGGCGGAAAAATTTGGTTTATTTCAGACGAAGGTAAAGGAACTAACTTTTACGTATTACTACCTCTCAAGGGTCTGGGCCAAAACTTAGAAGGGTCCACTCTTCTTGATGCATAA
- a CDS encoding fibronectin type III domain-containing protein: MKTTAPNFNKQLISSSKTRWLIVLVALSLILTMSVATADTSKKKLSDVQNLTVTPSNGSLKLTWNLVTGADNYTVRWGTNGQYSNYSNNRSAADNPRTNKYTITGLKNGKQYNISIAARDTTNKSIKGNYTNPTLATPNITKLSDVQNLTVTPSNGSLKLTWNLVTGADNYTVRWGTNGQYSNYSNNRSAADNPRTNKYTITGLKNGKQYNISIAARDTTNKSIKGNYTNPTLATPVAPVTTTTLAPTTTTTTIAPTTTTTLPLVNSFIDNFDGSAVNTANWKAYYNNYGSANHELQCLTPNNLTVSNGTLKIFGKRETVTCSKWGTYNFTSGFLGSREVGKYYPRYGTFQMRAKLPHGNANWPGFWLRHRNGATATNGAEVDIMEYFHPQLPGKTTSTLHLAGKKNTYKKSTFFETPTTQPGWHTWAVTISPVGNAVKFQFLIDGNDAGSYMDQNASAWNTSAPADGTWDMAVNMSIGGDWVGNPDGDISKLGNGQCAQANCATTGIMQTVFPVQYEVDYVRYTPLS, encoded by the coding sequence ATGAAAACAACTGCCCCCAATTTCAACAAACAGCTGATCTCATCATCCAAAACTCGTTGGCTCATAGTATTAGTAGCACTTTCTTTAATACTAACTATGTCAGTCGCAACGGCGGATACGTCTAAAAAGAAGTTGTCGGATGTGCAGAATCTAACAGTCACTCCTAGCAATGGTTCATTGAAACTTACTTGGAACCTAGTTACAGGTGCTGATAATTACACAGTACGCTGGGGAACAAACGGCCAATACAGCAACTACTCAAACAATCGATCAGCAGCAGATAATCCACGTACCAACAAATACACAATCACAGGTCTAAAAAACGGTAAACAATACAACATATCGATCGCAGCAAGAGACACCACAAACAAAAGCATAAAAGGAAACTACACTAACCCAACACTAGCAACACCAAATATTACGAAGTTGTCGGATGTGCAGAATCTAACAGTCACTCCTAGCAATGGTTCATTGAAACTTACTTGGAACCTAGTTACAGGTGCTGATAATTACACAGTACGCTGGGGAACAAACGGCCAATACAGCAACTACTCAAACAATCGATCAGCAGCAGATAATCCACGTACCAACAAATACACAATCACAGGTCTAAAAAACGGTAAACAATACAACATATCGATCGCAGCAAGAGACACCACAAACAAAAGCATAAAAGGAAACTACACTAACCCAACACTAGCAACACCAGTTGCTCCTGTTACTACTACTACTCTTGCACCTACTACAACTACAACTACTATTGCACCTACTACAACTACCACTTTACCTCTTGTAAATAGTTTTATAGATAACTTTGATGGTAGCGCGGTAAACACTGCAAATTGGAAAGCATATTATAATAACTATGGATCAGCTAATCATGAACTTCAATGTTTAACACCAAATAACTTAACTGTATCTAATGGCACACTTAAAATCTTTGGTAAACGAGAAACCGTTACTTGCTCAAAATGGGGTACTTATAATTTCACATCCGGATTTTTAGGTTCACGTGAAGTAGGAAAATACTATCCAAGATACGGTACTTTTCAAATGAGAGCAAAACTTCCTCACGGTAATGCTAACTGGCCAGGATTCTGGTTACGACACCGTAACGGAGCAACTGCAACTAACGGTGCTGAAGTAGATATTATGGAATACTTCCATCCTCAACTCCCAGGAAAAACTACTTCCACACTACACCTAGCAGGCAAAAAAAATACTTACAAGAAATCAACTTTCTTTGAGACTCCAACAACGCAACCGGGATGGCACACATGGGCGGTGACAATCTCACCTGTTGGAAATGCAGTTAAATTCCAATTCTTAATTGACGGCAACGATGCTGGATCTTATATGGATCAGAATGCATCAGCATGGAACACATCTGCTCCAGCAGATGGTACATGGGACATGGCAGTGAACATGTCAATTGGGGGCGACTGGGTAGGAAACCCAGACGGCGATATATCAAAACTAGGAAACGGTCAATGTGCCCAAGCGAACTGTGCGACAACAGGAATCATGCAAACTGTGTTCCCAGTACAATACGAAGTTGACTACGTAAGATACACACCGCTTAGCTAA
- a CDS encoding ABC transporter permease, translated as MIALIALMTTVLAGLATGLVNDGISGLRNLPMTHLALQEGSENSFSRSTLTDKNLKPWKGVKSIETSKLGVSFFNAKTKDGQTIDVALFGVPQDSFLAPDKRAKESLSGKPGIVLSEKSRIDGLKVGDYLTIDGPDIKLPILGFTYTGSYGHVPIAFTSLKTWQSLFYGENSKGRFSAIAIKAEDTSEFNSLDSEARTQVRTKEASYAGSPGYSAETATMTLIRSFLLIISALIVGAFFTVWTIQRTRQIGLLKALGASNSYVLKDALGQLILIVFLSTTIGVGIGVGLGSLVGDGAPFSLEPGSVILSNLLLAVLGIAGSLVAVRRIMKVDPIIALGSEN; from the coding sequence GTGATTGCATTAATAGCGTTAATGACGACTGTACTCGCTGGCCTAGCTACCGGTTTAGTCAATGACGGTATTTCTGGTCTCAGAAATTTGCCAATGACGCACCTTGCTCTCCAGGAAGGCTCTGAAAATAGTTTTAGTCGTTCAACACTTACTGATAAAAATCTTAAACCATGGAAAGGCGTTAAATCAATAGAAACCTCGAAATTGGGTGTTTCGTTTTTTAACGCTAAAACTAAAGATGGCCAAACTATTGATGTCGCACTCTTTGGAGTTCCTCAAGATAGTTTTCTTGCTCCAGATAAGCGTGCAAAAGAATCACTTAGCGGTAAGCCCGGTATTGTATTGAGCGAAAAATCAAGAATTGATGGATTAAAGGTTGGTGATTATTTAACAATTGATGGACCAGACATTAAATTACCAATACTTGGATTTACTTATACAGGATCTTATGGACATGTACCAATAGCTTTTACTTCATTAAAAACATGGCAATCTTTATTTTATGGCGAAAATTCTAAAGGTAGATTTTCGGCAATCGCAATTAAAGCAGAAGATACCAGTGAATTTAATTCTCTTGATAGCGAAGCTCGAACGCAAGTAAGGACAAAAGAAGCTTCATATGCAGGTTCACCTGGTTATTCTGCAGAGACTGCAACCATGACATTGATTAGAAGTTTTCTTCTAATCATTTCTGCTCTAATTGTTGGAGCTTTCTTCACTGTTTGGACAATACAACGTACACGCCAGATTGGATTGCTAAAAGCTTTAGGGGCATCAAATTCATATGTTTTAAAAGATGCGCTTGGTCAACTTATTTTGATTGTTTTTCTATCAACAACAATTGGCGTTGGTATTGGCGTAGGTTTAGGTAGTCTTGTGGGGGATGGGGCGCCATTTAGCTTAGAACCTGGGTCAGTAATCTTATCTAATTTGCTGTTAGCAGTTTTGGGAATTGCAGGAAGTCTTGTCGCTGTAAGACGCATCATGAAGGTAGATCCAATTATTGCACTTGGTTCAGAAAATTAG
- a CDS encoding ABC transporter ATP-binding protein: protein MSLKLENITVKVPDGSETHTLLEDVSLEVKSGTILCLTGPSGSGKSTLLAVAGLLRTPDRGIVSIDGEQNISQQKQNIRARIRKEKIGFIFQSSNLFPALRAIEQLELIAHINKKLDKKTKAKAKELLDAVGLSSKFDSRPAELSGGERQRVAIARALMNDPKVLLCDEPTASLDEARGIEIMSILHNQAIEHKVATLVVTHAPSQFKLEVKKISLIEGALTAS from the coding sequence TTGTCGCTAAAACTAGAGAATATCACTGTTAAAGTTCCAGATGGGTCAGAAACACACACACTTTTAGAGGATGTTTCATTAGAAGTTAAAAGTGGCACAATCCTTTGTCTAACTGGCCCTTCAGGTTCTGGAAAATCCACATTACTTGCAGTTGCAGGACTGCTTCGTACACCAGACAGAGGAATAGTTAGCATTGACGGTGAACAGAATATTTCACAGCAAAAACAAAATATTAGAGCACGTATTCGTAAAGAAAAAATCGGATTCATATTTCAATCATCAAATCTTTTCCCGGCGCTTAGAGCAATTGAACAACTTGAACTTATTGCGCATATTAATAAAAAGCTAGACAAGAAAACTAAAGCAAAAGCAAAAGAATTGTTAGACGCTGTTGGGTTAAGTAGCAAATTTGATTCTCGACCTGCCGAGCTTTCAGGAGGAGAACGTCAACGAGTAGCGATCGCAAGGGCGCTAATGAACGATCCTAAAGTTTTGTTATGCGATGAACCAACTGCCTCATTAGATGAAGCACGAGGTATTGAGATCATGAGTATTCTTCATAACCAGGCAATTGAGCATAAGGTCGCAACTCTTGTAGTAACTCATGCTCCGAGTCAATTTAAATTAGAAGTAAAAAAGATTTCTTTGATAGAAGGCGCACTTACTGCTAGCTAA
- the rnk gene encoding nucleoside diphosphate kinase regulator, whose protein sequence is MLDKVNIFITKFDLERLKNLLDKKLRLDDYDHALLTELKKAQVVEPELIPGDVITMNSKIRLKEENGDSWDCTLVFPEDADIEEDKISILSPIGCSIIGYKVGSTISFPTPKGDKQVSVEDILYQPERSGDMNI, encoded by the coding sequence ATGCTAGATAAGGTAAATATTTTTATAACTAAATTTGATCTTGAGAGACTTAAAAATCTTTTAGATAAGAAATTACGACTCGATGATTATGATCATGCTCTTTTGACTGAATTAAAGAAAGCGCAGGTTGTAGAGCCAGAATTAATTCCTGGTGATGTAATTACTATGAACTCCAAGATTCGTCTAAAGGAAGAAAATGGTGATAGTTGGGACTGTACACTAGTTTTTCCAGAGGATGCTGATATTGAAGAAGACAAAATTTCGATTCTCTCACCAATTGGCTGCTCAATTATTGGGTATAAAGTTGGCAGTACCATTTCGTTCCCAACACCGAAAGGTGATAAACAGGTTTCAGTTGAAGATATTCTCTATCAACCTGAACGTTCTGGCGATATGAATATATAG